The nucleotide window TTCCCGTATGAGCTCTCGCTTGGGCAGAGTCAGAGGGTAGCAGTGGCAAGAGCATTGATAGCCGGTCCGAAGGTTGTTTTCGCCGATGAACCGACCGCTTCCCTGGATAACGAAAATGGTAGCAGGGTAATAGAGCTCTTGAAGTCTTATTGCTCGAAGTCTGGTGCGACTCTGATACTTGTTTCTCATTCGTCTGAGATTATAGGTGATTTCAGAAGAAAACTCAAAGTGGAGAATGGCCAGGTCTATGAGGTTGGTGTGAATGCTTAAGTACATGTGGCTATATCTCAGAAGAAGACCGGGCAGAATACTGGTCTTCATATTCGTTGTCGCTCTTGGTTTATCAATGAGCCTTGTGATTAGCTCAATCTTTCTTTCCTTCGGAGAGACGAGAAGCAGGATAGCAAAGATCAATGAGAGCTGGATTACGGTACAGTATCTCTCTGAAAGTGGAAGAGATGAATCGATTGACAATAGTCTTACCGAGATTTTCGAAGACGTATTTGGTCTTTCAGATGTTATCCCGGTAGATATCGCCTATCTCGGCTACAACCTTTTCGGAAGTGCAAGAGCCAATTTCCCTGTTTATGGAATCAAGCAGACGGAGATATCTCGAATGTTGCGGGAGAGCAATGCCTACATCTCAGAAGGGACGGTATTTTCCCCAGGGACAAATGAGATTATTGTCTCCGATTCATTTCTAAGAGCCTCAGGAGTAGATCTGAAAAATGTCTATGAGGAGATCTCCGAAATGTCGAGCGTAGGTCTATATACAGTGGTCGCATCTCTGGAAGGACCATCGGTGTTTGGACTGGGGCCGTCGGGGATTTCGAGGGGCAAGGGATCATTTGGCTTCCTGGTATTCGCTGAGGATGGTTTCCTAATGGCAGTTGAAAACGAGCTGAGATCAAGGATCATCGGAGAAGAGCTTTCAGTTTCGATCAGAGGACCTGTTTCTTCCCGGGAGGCCCTTGAAAGGCAGTACGCAAGCTACTATTTGGGAGTCTTCTTGACAAATCTCTTTGTCTCTCTGGTCTTCATAATAGCTCTTACAATGCTTAATTCGGTAAGCATTCGTGAAAGAAGGAAGGAGTATGCTATCCTTACTGCCATAGGTCATTCTCCCGCGAGTTTGAAGGTAAGACTCTTTCTGGAGTCGCTTTATCAGGGAATCGCTGGTTGGATCCTTGGCCTCCTTGCAGGTGGAGCCGTTCTTTCACTATTCGAAGATCGCTTTTTCACGCCCAATGGACTTTATATAGGCGACAGCGCCGTCTCATCTATTTGCACGTTATTTATACCGTTCACTACGATTGTTCTATCTCAGATACTGATAGGAAGACATCTGAGAAGAGATCTCGTCGGTCTTCTGAAGAGTTCTGAAGAAAGAGTCGGTCTGCTCAAGAACAGATTCAGGAATGTCGGTTTGCCCTGGCTCCAATTTCCTCTGAGAAGCGATGGTTACAGATCTCTTTTTGTTAACATCACCGCGCTTGCCGTGCTAGTGACCGTTTTTGGTTTGCTTCTATCTTCATTGACGGATACTGTTCGAGACAGCGGCTGGTTGTTCGATCAATGTTCTTATATTCAGACCTCGGCATTGGAGGAGATCCGGCTTCCTGAAGAAATCTCATCGAAATCGACGGCTGTTCTTCCTGCCGATCTTCTCGAGCTGGATGTAAAGCTTATGTTCGGCACCTCGAAACTCTTCATTCCTGTTGTATCTACTGAGCATTCGAGACTTCTCTCAATATTCGACGAAGATCCGTCGGCCGGTACGCTGTATGTTAGCAGGAGTCTTTTCGACTTAATTGTCAATGGTTCTGTCAGGGGGTTGGATTACTCTTCGATGGAGGTTCTACCGAATCTAGAAAGTCTCGCTGGTGTCTTAGTGCAAGACAGAATAGAATCTGCCGGTCTCCTGGTATTATACGATGACCGTGATCTTGCAGGTGAAATGAGAAGTTTCGCCTCCGAGGCCGGTCAGGTGGAATTGGTCGACAAGAAGACTTTCGAGTTGAAGATCCGTGCCGAGACGCAGTTCATGGGGTTGATTTCCTCGATTATCATCTATCTTCAGTACATCGTCGTCATAATAATCGGTCTGGTTACTGTTACAAGGGTGACCTTGGCGAGACGGAGCGAGATATCAATCAGGAACATTTTGGGACAGAGTAGAGATGAGATTGGTCTTCTCTTTTTCGGAGAACTGTCATTAGTGCTTTTCCTAGGCGCAGCAATTGGATATCTTCTGACTACGATCTGCTGGCAGATTTTTAGATCGGTCTTTCTTCGGGGACTTTACATTTCCTCGATCGTAGTTCCTGAGACGCTTTTCAGAATCTCTGTAATGACCGTTATTGTTATGTTGGCCGGAGTAATCACGGCAAGATTCTTGATTTCGAAACAAGATCCAATATCAATTATCGAAAGATAGGTGAAGAGATGAGATATAGAGAGCTCGCTTACCCGGGAGACGGTTACGAAACGGGGCCTTTGAACAAGATCACCGATCTTGAGGGAATACGAGTCGGGCATTACACTTTGACTGAGGATTCACCGAGATATCTTCGAACGGGAATAAGCGTCATAAGGATTCCTTACGTATATGAAAGGCCCGTCCCGGCAGCTTCCAGCGTCTTCAACGGTTATGGAAAGTCGATGGGTCTTATTCAGATAGAAGAACTCGGGACGATCGAAAGCGATATCTTTCTGACCAACACACTTTCAATTGGAGCCGTACATCAAGGTGCGGTAAGGCTCGCCCTCCAGAGTAATCCTGAATTGTCGTCGCTTAACGTAGTCGTCATGGAGTGCAACGATGGCTTTCTAAATGAAATTCGAGCTCTGGCGATAAAAGAAGAGATGGTTACCGATGCGGTCGGGGACGCGAAAAAGGATTTCCAGCTCGGCAGCTGTGGCGCGGGGACCGGGATGGTTTGCTTTGGTTATAAGGGCGGGATCGGTTCGTCTTCAAGAATCGTCGAGTTCGGAGGCAGGAAATACACCTTAGGGGTTTTCGTTCTTTCGAATTTCGGCAGATCGTCCGACCTTAGAATTCCGTCTCTCGAATTGCGTCCCAAACTACAGGATTCCGATCGGGAGAAAGGATCGCTCATCATGATCCTGGGAACAGACCTGCCTTTGATGCCCCATCAGTTGAAGAGAGTAACGCGGCACATGAATCTTGCTATTGGGCTGCTGGGAGCTCCAGGGTACCATGGAAGTGGAGACATTTCACTTGCTTTCACTACATCCATAGAGTACAGACAGTCCGAGCAAAGCTTAATGAACGAAGGGAACACGCAGAGTGAAATATTCAGGGCAGCCGTCTGGGCGTGCGCAGAAGCCATAGTCGATTCGATGCTCTGCTCGGGTGCTATGACCGGATTCAAAGGGTCTGTAGACTCTTTAAGAAGCGCAATACAATCAGACCTCTGATCGAATAGAGTTCTGTCGGTGATTTTGTAGACACTCTAAGAACCATATGATCGGAGCATCTACTAATTTGGAGATGAAAATGAGAGATTCGAATTCTAGACAGGATTTAGAGGAAGACTCCCGGTCATGTCTTGACCGCAGTTCCGGTATCGATGCTGCCAGCTACCGTGATCTCTTTTCTCTGGCAAGAAACGGCATTCTGCTCTGCGGTGTATCGAAAGGAGGGAGCTGCACCATCCTCAATGCGAATCCTGCCGCGCTAAGAATAGAGCGTCTTTCAAGAGATGAGCTCGTCGGAGAGGAGTTCGAGCGGGCTATTCTTGGTGCCGCTGATTTCGGAATCATGGATTTGATAAGGGAAGTCAATAGTTCCGGTGTTCCCCTTCACATTAGTCCGAAGCGCCACTCGGATTCGAGAACAGATATCTTGAGAGACATGTCGGTTCACAGACTTAACGAAGGTGTCGTTGCAATCGTTTATGATGACGTCAGCGATTCAGTCGATGCTTGCACGAAGCTGGGAGAGAGCAAACCCGAGCTTGACAGATTGGTTTCCAATCTTCCCGGCATCGCTTTCAGATGTAAGAACGACAGAGAGTGGACCATGGAAGTAGTCAGTAGAGGGATCATAGAGCTCACCGGCTACCGGCCAGAGGAGATTATTGGAAACAAGGAACTATCTTACTCGGATCTGATATACGCCGAGGATAGGGAGATGGTGTGGGGCCTAATCCAGGAGTCCTTTGCAGTAGGCGATCGCTACGAGATAGAGTACAGAATAGTGACCAGGTCGGGTCAGGTGAAGTACGTTCTTGAAAGGGGAAAGGTAGTTGCCGGCGAAAGTGGGGGCGAAGTGTTTGTCGAAGGCTTCATCTCAGACGTTACAGATCTTAGGGTAGCGAGAAGAGAGGCCGAGGTGAATAAGGAAAAACTCGAGGCTACCTTAACAAGCACAATTAATGCGCTTTCCAGAATTGTGGAGATAAGAGATCCCTACACTTCGGGGCATCAGAGAAAAGTGGGGCTTCTGGCAGTCTCGATTTCCAGGAGAATGGGACTTGAAGATAGACTTTCCGAGAACATAAGGATAAGTGGCCTTCTTCACGATATTGGGAAACTCTGGATCCCGTCCGAGATTCTAAGCAAGCCTGGGAGACTCAATTACATAGAGTTTGAGATGATTAAGGAGCACTCTAAGCTTGGCTATGAAGTTCTAAAGGAAATCAAGTTTGATTTTCCGATCGCCGACTACGTGATTCAGCACCATGAGAGGCTAAACGGTTCTGGATACCCTAACGGGCTAAAGGGAGAGGAGATACTTCTGCCGGCAAGAATAATCGCTGTGGCAGATGTTGTCGAAGCTATATCATCGCACAGACCCTACAGACCGGCGCTTGGAATAGAAGTGGCAATAGAAGAGATCACTTCCGGAGCAGGTACCCTTTACGATCGTTCGGTTACGAGGGCTTGTGTCGATTTGCTGGAAGATGGATTCACTTTCGAGTAGATCATGGAGAGGGTATCGCCTCGATGATATTTCTCTTCATGCCAAGAATGGGTATTCTTCTTCCAGTTACAAGCGCCTGATAGGTTCTTCCGACTTCAAGCATCTTGAAGACCTTTGAAGCACCATAGAATCCCTGGCTTTCGGCGTTTTGGATCACGAATTCCTCTCCGGTATCTGCCGTCACTCTATAATCGGATTTTCCGGCTTCGGAATTGTCGACTTTCTCGACCACGGTTATTTCGATCATCGTCACGGCCCTGTCGCCCCAGGTAAAGACGAGGTAGAAAGCCAGTGCAACGATAACCGTTCCCAGTAGGACGAATATCTCTCCCGAAAGATTCTTGAGTCTTTTTTTCAAACTAGCCACTCTCCCCGAGTCTGAATTCTAAGTCCTTTCAATTTTCCAGGCCGCCTTCCTCAGCCTGTTCATGATTGCAAGTCCCACACCTGTTTCAGGGAAGGGCTCGGCAATGATCTGAGAGTATTCCATGTTCTCTTTATTTCTCAGTTCTTTGAAGAGGTTCGAGGCAACCTCAATGAGGTTGTCTCTCGAACCGAGAACGACCTTCTTGACCTGAACGGGATAATAGTCCTTCATTTCTTCAGAACAAAGAACGAGAGACTTCTTTCTTCCAGCCACTATTCCCACCTTTGCGACAACCATTTCGGTCTCTCCTTCGACGAGTATTAATGGAATGTCTGGAGAATAATGTCTGTATTTCAAACCCGGTGAC belongs to Mesotoga sp. Brook.08.105.5.1 and includes:
- a CDS encoding HD domain-containing phosphohydrolase gives rise to the protein MRDSNSRQDLEEDSRSCLDRSSGIDAASYRDLFSLARNGILLCGVSKGGSCTILNANPAALRIERLSRDELVGEEFERAILGAADFGIMDLIREVNSSGVPLHISPKRHSDSRTDILRDMSVHRLNEGVVAIVYDDVSDSVDACTKLGESKPELDRLVSNLPGIAFRCKNDREWTMEVVSRGIIELTGYRPEEIIGNKELSYSDLIYAEDREMVWGLIQESFAVGDRYEIEYRIVTRSGQVKYVLERGKVVAGESGGEVFVEGFISDVTDLRVARREAEVNKEKLEATLTSTINALSRIVEIRDPYTSGHQRKVGLLAVSISRRMGLEDRLSENIRISGLLHDIGKLWIPSEILSKPGRLNYIEFEMIKEHSKLGYEVLKEIKFDFPIADYVIQHHERLNGSGYPNGLKGEEILLPARIIAVADVVEAISSHRPYRPALGIEVAIEEITSGAGTLYDRSVTRACVDLLEDGFTFE
- a CDS encoding P1 family peptidase, encoding MRYRELAYPGDGYETGPLNKITDLEGIRVGHYTLTEDSPRYLRTGISVIRIPYVYERPVPAASSVFNGYGKSMGLIQIEELGTIESDIFLTNTLSIGAVHQGAVRLALQSNPELSSLNVVVMECNDGFLNEIRALAIKEEMVTDAVGDAKKDFQLGSCGAGTGMVCFGYKGGIGSSSRIVEFGGRKYTLGVFVLSNFGRSSDLRIPSLELRPKLQDSDREKGSLIMILGTDLPLMPHQLKRVTRHMNLAIGLLGAPGYHGSGDISLAFTTSIEYRQSEQSLMNEGNTQSEIFRAAVWACAEAIVDSMLCSGAMTGFKGSVDSLRSAIQSDL
- a CDS encoding FtsX-like permease family protein; protein product: MLKYMWLYLRRRPGRILVFIFVVALGLSMSLVISSIFLSFGETRSRIAKINESWITVQYLSESGRDESIDNSLTEIFEDVFGLSDVIPVDIAYLGYNLFGSARANFPVYGIKQTEISRMLRESNAYISEGTVFSPGTNEIIVSDSFLRASGVDLKNVYEEISEMSSVGLYTVVASLEGPSVFGLGPSGISRGKGSFGFLVFAEDGFLMAVENELRSRIIGEELSVSIRGPVSSREALERQYASYYLGVFLTNLFVSLVFIIALTMLNSVSIRERRKEYAILTAIGHSPASLKVRLFLESLYQGIAGWILGLLAGGAVLSLFEDRFFTPNGLYIGDSAVSSICTLFIPFTTIVLSQILIGRHLRRDLVGLLKSSEERVGLLKNRFRNVGLPWLQFPLRSDGYRSLFVNITALAVLVTVFGLLLSSLTDTVRDSGWLFDQCSYIQTSALEEIRLPEEISSKSTAVLPADLLELDVKLMFGTSKLFIPVVSTEHSRLLSIFDEDPSAGTLYVSRSLFDLIVNGSVRGLDYSSMEVLPNLESLAGVLVQDRIESAGLLVLYDDRDLAGEMRSFASEAGQVELVDKKTFELKIRAETQFMGLISSIIIYLQYIVVIIIGLVTVTRVTLARRSEISIRNILGQSRDEIGLLFFGELSLVLFLGAAIGYLLTTICWQIFRSVFLRGLYISSIVVPETLFRISVMTVIVMLAGVITARFLISKQDPISIIER